The Streptomyces sp. NBC_01363 region GGACACCCCGCTGGACTGCCATCTCATGATCGCGGACCCGGACCGCTGGGCTCCCCAGTACGTCGAGGCCGGCGCCGGTTCCGTCACCTTCCACGCGGAGGCCGCGGCAGCCCCCGTACGGCTGGCGCGGGAGATCCGGGCCAAGGGCGCCCGCGCCTCCATGGCGCTCAAGCCCGCGACGCCCATCGAGCCGTACGAGGACCTGCTCCCCGAGCTCGACATGCTGCTGATCATGACGGTGGAGCCGGGCTTCGGCGGCCAGGCCTTCCTGGACATCATGCTGCCGAAGATCCGCCGCACCCGTGAGCTGATCTCCAAACACGGCCTCGAACTGTGGCTCCAGGTCGACGGCGGTGTCTCCGCGTCCACCATCGAGCGGTGCGCCGAGGCCGGTGCGGATGTCTTCGTCGCGGGTTCGGCGGTGTACGGGGCGACGGACCCGGCCGAAGCGGTGCGGGCCCTGCGCGCCCAGGCCGACGGGGCCACCGCCTCGGCGGCCTGGGCGTGCGGCCACTGACACCGGCACCGACTCCCGTCGCCGATCGCGGGTCGGCCGGGCCAAGGGCAGATGAACTCGGTCCGACGGGACCGATCAGGGAACGCCGTATCTGACAGGATGAACGGCGTATCGAGAGTGTGAACAGCAGTGAGGAGATCGCGGTGTCTGCAATGTCGGCGGGCAGGTCCGCCCTGCGGATGGGGCCCGCGGAGCTGGTGCAGGCGGCGGCCATGGCCCGCCGCTTCTACCTCGAGGGAAAGTCGAAGATCCAGATCGCCGAGGAGTTCGGCGTCAGCCGCTTCAAGGTGGCCCGGGTCCTGGAGACGGCTCTTGAGCGCGACCTCGTACGGATCGAGATCCGCGTCCCCGCCGAGCTGGACGCCGAGCGCTCCGACGCGCTCCGGGCCCGCTACGGGCTGCGCCACGCGGTCGTCGTCGAATCCCCGGCCGAGGAGCAGGACGACGCACCGGACCCGGAGAACCTGGGCGAGGTCGCGGCCGATCTCCTCGGCGAACTGGTGAACGAGGGCGATGTGCTCGGTCTGGCCTGGGGCCGGTCCACCATCCACATGGCCGCGGCGCTCGACCGGCTGCCGCCGTGCACGGTCGTGCAGCTCACCGGGGTGTACGACGCGGGGACGGCCGAGCGCGGCTCCGTCGAGGCGGTCCGGCGGGCCGCCCAGGTGTCCGGCGGCGAGGCCCACCCCATCTACGCGCCGATGCTGCTGCCCGACCCGGCCACGGCCGCCGCGCTGCGCCACCAGACCGGTATCGCCCGCGCCTTCGACTACTTCGACAAGGTGACGGTCGCGGCGGTCTCCATCGGCTCCTGGGAGCCGGGCATCTCCACCGTCCACGACATGCTCAGCGACGAGGAGCGGGCGCACTACGCGTCGCTCGGCGTCGCGGCGGAGATGTCGGCGCACCTCTTCGACACCGAGGGGCGGCGGGTCGGCCGGGACCTGGGGGAGCGGTGCATCACGG contains the following coding sequences:
- the rpe gene encoding ribulose-phosphate 3-epimerase, with translation MAQINPSILSADFARLAEEAKAVEGADWLHVDVMDNHFVPNLTLGVPIVESLSRATDTPLDCHLMIADPDRWAPQYVEAGAGSVTFHAEAAAAPVRLAREIRAKGARASMALKPATPIEPYEDLLPELDMLLIMTVEPGFGGQAFLDIMLPKIRRTRELISKHGLELWLQVDGGVSASTIERCAEAGADVFVAGSAVYGATDPAEAVRALRAQADGATASAAWACGH
- a CDS encoding sugar-binding transcriptional regulator, whose amino-acid sequence is MSAGRSALRMGPAELVQAAAMARRFYLEGKSKIQIAEEFGVSRFKVARVLETALERDLVRIEIRVPAELDAERSDALRARYGLRHAVVVESPAEEQDDAPDPENLGEVAADLLGELVNEGDVLGLAWGRSTIHMAAALDRLPPCTVVQLTGVYDAGTAERGSVEAVRRAAQVSGGEAHPIYAPMLLPDPATAAALRHQTGIARAFDYFDKVTVAAVSIGSWEPGISTVHDMLSDEERAHYASLGVAAEMSAHLFDTEGRRVGRDLGERCITVEADRLRRIPEVVAIAGGQRKAAAIGAVLRSGLVTSLVTDTAAADYLLTESAAPQRPALERADPDGD